From Paenibacillus physcomitrellae, the proteins below share one genomic window:
- a CDS encoding SRPBCC family protein: MAHTAASIKIGSTPDQVWKLIGGFDSLPDWLPYIPSSETSEGGRIRHLANPDGDSIVERLEAFNDKERYYSYSIMKAPFPVTNYLSTLQVKEGADGESSLVEWFGHFTPVGVTDEEAIELFHGIYEEGLTALQKAFLD, encoded by the coding sequence ATGGCACACACAGCTGCATCTATTAAAATCGGTTCCACACCTGATCAAGTATGGAAATTAATTGGCGGTTTTGATTCGCTTCCTGACTGGTTGCCTTATATTCCTAGCAGTGAAACAAGCGAAGGCGGGCGCATACGTCATCTGGCTAATCCTGATGGCGATTCGATTGTAGAGCGTTTGGAAGCATTTAACGACAAGGAACGTTATTACTCTTATTCCATTATGAAAGCACCATTCCCGGTTACGAATTATCTATCTACCCTTCAGGTTAAAGAAGGGGCTGACGGTGAATCCTCGCTGGTAGAGTGGTTCGGCCATTTCACACCGGTAGGGGTTACCGATGAAGAGGCAATCGAGCTCTTTCATGGCATCTATGAAGAGGGTTTAACGGCCCTGCAGAAAGCATTTCTGGATTGA
- a CDS encoding aldo/keto reductase gives MNIKDILKGQLGFGTAPLGNMYRNISEEEASATVEAAWDSGIRYFDSAPFYGAGLAEMRLGEVLSRKNRDDYVLSTKVGRVISDELEDPSARDLGEKGGLFEFGRKNKIINDYSADATLRSIEQSLDRLKTDRLDFVYIHDIAQDFYGDEWIAQFEVARTGAFRVLTRLREEGVIKGWGLGVNRVEPIELMLDLEEAKPDVSLLAGRYTLLDHERALQRVMPAALKHNMAVIVGGPYSSGVLAGGTHFEYQKASPEIMHKVEKIKNIADRHQISIKAAALQFSLANPAVAAVIPGASRPDRIAEDKAALETVIPAAFWEEMREQQLIAPHAPLPITVK, from the coding sequence ATGAATATTAAAGACATACTAAAGGGTCAACTGGGTTTTGGTACTGCGCCGCTAGGGAATATGTACCGCAACATTTCGGAAGAAGAAGCAAGCGCAACGGTCGAGGCTGCCTGGGACAGCGGTATTCGCTACTTTGACTCAGCCCCTTTCTATGGAGCAGGCTTAGCCGAGATGCGGCTTGGTGAAGTTCTGTCCAGAAAAAATCGTGATGACTACGTTCTGAGTACAAAAGTCGGCAGAGTAATTTCGGATGAGCTTGAAGACCCGTCTGCACGGGACTTGGGAGAAAAGGGCGGATTATTTGAGTTCGGCCGTAAAAATAAAATCATCAACGATTATAGTGCAGATGCTACTCTTCGTTCTATCGAGCAAAGCCTGGATCGTTTAAAAACAGATCGTCTGGATTTTGTTTATATTCATGACATTGCCCAGGATTTCTATGGTGACGAGTGGATAGCCCAGTTTGAAGTTGCCCGTACAGGAGCGTTCCGGGTGCTTACACGCCTGCGGGAAGAAGGGGTTATTAAAGGCTGGGGACTTGGCGTGAACCGTGTCGAACCGATTGAGCTCATGCTGGATTTGGAAGAAGCGAAGCCGGATGTATCTTTGCTCGCTGGACGTTACACTTTGTTGGATCATGAACGGGCCTTGCAAAGAGTAATGCCTGCCGCATTGAAACATAACATGGCTGTTATTGTGGGCGGACCTTATAGTTCAGGTGTTCTTGCCGGCGGCACTCATTTCGAATATCAAAAAGCATCACCGGAAATTATGCATAAAGTAGAGAAAATCAAAAATATCGCCGATCGGCACCAAATCAGCATCAAGGCTGCCGCTCTGCAGTTCTCCTTGGCTAATCCAGCCGTTGCTGCTGTTATCCCCGGTGCTAGTCGTCCTGATCGAATTGCAGAAGATAAAGCTGCACTAGAGACGGTAATTCCAGCAGCATTTTGGGAAGAAATGCGTGAACAACAGCTGATTGCCCCTCATGCACCACTGCCCATTACAGTTAAATAA
- a CDS encoding ArsR/SmtB family transcription factor — protein sequence MKPLEIFKALSNETRLQILEWLKEPEKHFTSQEMSNFQDVGVCVTQFHEKLNITQSTASQHLSILHRAGLVTTKRHGKWTYYKRNEEAFHQLKEIIEHEI from the coding sequence ATGAAACCACTAGAGATTTTTAAAGCATTGTCTAATGAGACGAGATTACAGATATTAGAATGGCTGAAAGAGCCCGAGAAGCATTTTACTTCTCAGGAAATGAGTAATTTTCAGGACGTGGGTGTGTGTGTCACCCAATTCCATGAGAAACTGAATATTACCCAATCCACGGCTTCTCAGCATCTTTCCATTCTGCATCGGGCTGGGCTTGTGACGACAAAACGTCATGGGAAATGGACCTATTATAAGAGGAATGAAGAAGCTTTCCATCAACTTAAAGAGATTATTGAACATGAAATATAG
- a CDS encoding DUF4181 domain-containing protein produces the protein MDYAKFIAFAIGLLLLVYVVVKITNKLLKIEEVESVSDTPGARIYRWGRVIIFIGFLVSLWYMTGNNSNLLHMYFWMIYTTLLLGFGAVMEFIYIKESKQYISTVIGLIVVLIAIYCVYNNPFLN, from the coding sequence ATGGATTATGCAAAATTTATAGCCTTCGCAATTGGTTTACTTCTTTTAGTGTACGTGGTAGTTAAAATAACAAATAAGTTATTGAAGATTGAAGAAGTGGAAAGCGTTTCAGATACACCTGGTGCAAGGATATACCGCTGGGGCAGAGTTATTATCTTTATAGGCTTCTTAGTCTCGTTGTGGTATATGACCGGAAATAACTCAAACCTTCTGCACATGTATTTTTGGATGATCTATACAACCTTATTGCTTGGATTTGGGGCCGTTATGGAATTTATCTATATAAAGGAATCCAAACAGTATATCAGCACAGTCATCGGACTTATCGTGGTTCTTATAGCGATCTATTGTGTATATAATAACCCTTTTTTGAATTAG